One segment of Pseudomonas asgharzadehiana DNA contains the following:
- a CDS encoding ABC transporter ATP-binding protein: MNAPLQGHAASNLHTAEPLLAVDNVSLEYRTPERVVRATHQVSFEIDPADRYVLLGPSGCGKSTLLKSIAGFIKPCEGQIRLLGQKVEQPGPDRIVVFQEFDQLPPWKTVKQNVMFPLLASNTLKRREAEERALHYLDKVGLSAFAEAYPHTLSGGMKARVAIARALAMQPKILLMDEPFAALDALTRRKMQEELLLLWEEVRFTLLFVTHSIEEALVVGNRILLLSPHPGRVRAEIHSHQYNLHSLGGVDFQASARRIHRLLFDETTAAEPELGFADIRIAY, translated from the coding sequence ATGAACGCGCCCTTGCAAGGCCACGCGGCCAGCAACCTGCACACCGCCGAGCCGCTGCTGGCGGTGGATAACGTCAGCCTTGAATACCGCACCCCCGAGCGCGTGGTGCGGGCCACCCACCAGGTCAGTTTCGAAATCGACCCGGCCGACCGCTACGTGTTGCTTGGCCCTTCGGGCTGCGGCAAGTCCACCTTGCTCAAATCCATCGCCGGGTTTATCAAGCCCTGCGAAGGCCAGATTCGCCTGTTGGGCCAAAAGGTCGAGCAACCGGGCCCGGACCGCATCGTGGTGTTCCAGGAATTCGACCAGTTGCCACCGTGGAAAACCGTCAAGCAGAACGTGATGTTTCCACTGCTGGCATCCAACACCCTCAAGCGTCGCGAAGCCGAAGAGCGCGCGCTGCACTACCTCGATAAAGTGGGCCTCAGTGCCTTTGCCGAGGCGTACCCGCATACGCTCTCCGGCGGCATGAAAGCCCGCGTAGCCATCGCCCGTGCCTTGGCCATGCAGCCGAAAATCCTGCTGATGGACGAACCCTTCGCCGCCCTCGACGCCCTGACCCGGCGCAAGATGCAAGAGGAGTTGCTGCTGCTCTGGGAAGAGGTGCGCTTCACCCTGTTGTTTGTCACGCACTCCATCGAAGAAGCGCTGGTGGTGGGCAATCGCATCCTGCTGCTGTCGCCGCACCCTGGGCGCGTGCGCGCGGAAATCCACAGCCATCAATACAACCTGCACAGCCTTGGCGGTGTGGACTTCCAGGCGTCGGCGCGGCGCATTCATCGCTTGTTGTTCGATGAAACCACGGCTGCCGAACCCGAGTTGGGTTTTGCCGATATCCGCATCGCTTACTAA
- a CDS encoding ABC transporter permease, which produces MRQEYEITLEPLLSVPVERELPLRQRLWQQGWLRKGLILIVLAILWEAVARYQNNDLLLPSFLQTFNALYDGLLSGELLSKVSISLVVLLKGYLIGIVLAFALTTLAVSTQLGRDLLSTLTSMFNPLPAIALLPLALLWFGLGQNSLIFVLVHSVLWALALNTYSGFLGVSETLRMAGRNYGLKGMRFVLFILIPAALPSILAGLKIGWAFAWRTLIAAELVFGATSGKGGLGWYIFQNRNELYTDKVFAGLAVVILIGLLVENLVFDTFERLTVKRWGMQR; this is translated from the coding sequence ATGCGCCAGGAATACGAAATCACCCTCGAACCTTTGCTCAGCGTCCCGGTGGAACGCGAACTGCCACTGCGCCAGCGCTTGTGGCAACAAGGCTGGCTGCGCAAGGGCCTGATCCTGATCGTGCTGGCGATCCTCTGGGAAGCCGTCGCGCGCTACCAGAACAACGACCTGCTGCTGCCGAGCTTTCTGCAAACCTTCAACGCGCTATACGACGGGCTGCTCAGCGGCGAACTGCTGAGCAAGGTGAGCATCTCGCTGGTGGTATTGCTCAAGGGTTACCTGATCGGCATTGTGCTGGCGTTCGCCCTCACCACCTTGGCCGTGTCGACCCAATTGGGCCGCGACCTGCTCAGTACCCTGACCTCGATGTTCAACCCGCTGCCGGCCATCGCATTGCTGCCGCTGGCGCTGCTGTGGTTCGGCCTGGGCCAGAACAGCCTGATTTTCGTGCTGGTGCATTCGGTGCTGTGGGCGCTGGCGCTCAATACTTACTCGGGGTTTTTAGGCGTGTCCGAAACCCTGCGCATGGCGGGCCGCAACTATGGTCTCAAGGGGATGCGCTTTGTGCTGTTCATCCTGATCCCGGCGGCGCTGCCGTCGATTCTTGCCGGCCTCAAGATCGGCTGGGCGTTTGCCTGGCGCACGCTGATCGCCGCCGAACTGGTGTTCGGCGCCACCAGTGGCAAGGGCGGTTTGGGCTGGTACATCTTCCAGAACCGCAACGAGCTGTACACCGACAAGGTATTTGCCGGGCTGGCGGTGGTGATCCTGATCGGCCTGTTGGTGGAAAACCTGGTGTTTGACACCTTCGAGCGGCTCACCGTAAAGCGTTGGGGCATGCAGCGCTGA
- a CDS encoding LysR family transcriptional regulator, whose product MQLPDMNLLVALDALLDEGSVVGAARRMNLSPAAMSRTLTRIREAVGDPILVRAGRGLVPTPKALELQGQVRTVVEQAALLFRSSEQVDLSTLRRRFSVRANDFFIGVYGGRLFDTMERMAPLCELCFVPEGDTDDEALREGRLDLRVSNTLPASPEVKVQNLFSTTFVGLARQDHPLFDEEITAARFASYSHISISRRGLARGPIDTALNAQGLERRVAMIAPGFHGAMFMLPDSDLILPVPKEALYSANRLKLPLRAFSLPISLPTLVLAQSWHPRFDKDPAHKWLRETMRESCHATWLEAQPN is encoded by the coding sequence ATGCAACTACCGGACATGAACCTGCTGGTCGCCCTCGACGCCTTGCTCGACGAGGGCAGTGTGGTCGGCGCCGCGCGGCGGATGAACCTCAGCCCGGCGGCCATGAGCCGCACGCTCACGCGTATTCGCGAAGCGGTGGGCGACCCGATCCTGGTGCGTGCCGGTCGAGGGCTGGTGCCCACGCCCAAGGCCCTGGAGTTGCAAGGCCAGGTACGCACCGTGGTGGAACAGGCGGCGTTACTGTTTCGCTCGTCCGAGCAAGTGGACCTGAGCACCCTGCGCCGCCGCTTCAGCGTGCGCGCCAATGACTTTTTTATCGGCGTGTATGGTGGCCGACTGTTCGACACCATGGAGCGCATGGCCCCCCTGTGCGAGCTGTGTTTCGTGCCCGAAGGCGATACCGATGACGAAGCCCTGCGCGAAGGGCGGCTGGATCTACGCGTGAGCAACACCCTGCCGGCGAGCCCCGAGGTCAAGGTGCAGAACCTGTTCTCCACCACCTTTGTTGGCCTGGCGCGGCAGGATCACCCCTTATTCGACGAAGAAATCACCGCCGCACGTTTCGCCAGCTATTCCCATATCAGCATCTCGCGGCGCGGCCTCGCCCGCGGGCCGATCGACACCGCGCTGAACGCCCAGGGCCTGGAGCGGCGCGTGGCGATGATCGCTCCGGGTTTTCATGGCGCGATGTTCATGCTGCCCGACTCCGACCTGATCCTGCCGGTGCCCAAGGAAGCGCTCTACAGCGCCAATCGCCTGAAGCTGCCGCTGCGTGCCTTCTCGCTGCCGATCTCCTTGCCGACCCTGGTACTCGCCCAGTCCTGGCACCCGCGCTTCGACAAAGACCCGGCTCACAAATGGCTGCGCGAGACGATGCGCGAAAGTTGCCACGCCACCTGGCTGGAAGCCCAACCGAACTGA
- a CDS encoding MFS transporter — MTSLAAPTLAAAAKPATLAPPVFGPRIIIGLVGVLLAVLVSGLNEMVTKVALADIRGALYIGFDEGTWLVAAYTATSVAAMAFAPWCSVTFSLRRFTLYAIGLFTVLGILCPFAPNYESLLLLRTVQGLAGGALPPMLMTVALRFLPANVKLYGLAGYALTATFGPSLGTPLAALWTEYVGWQWAFWQIVAPCLLAMAAVAYGLPQDPLRLERFKQFNWRGLLLGFPAICMLVIGLLQGNRLDWFESGLITFLLTGGSVLLVLFMLNEWSHPIPFFKLQMLGLRNLSFALIVLAGVLMVLTSVIIIPSSFLAQVQGYRPLQTAPVMLLMALPQLIALPLVAALCNLRWVDCRWVLGIGLGMLVLCCVGSAHLTSAWVRNDFYGLYLLQIFGQPMAVLPLLMLSTGSIQPSDGPFASAWFNTVKGLAAVIATGVLDTLTTQRLHFHSTLLVDRLGNSPLADGDAVGLAHRLHEQAVVLTSSDLYYVMGGVAVVLILLIFWMPTRIFPPRAPT; from the coding sequence ATGACGTCTCTCGCTGCCCCCACCCTTGCGGCCGCAGCCAAGCCCGCCACCCTGGCCCCGCCCGTGTTCGGCCCGCGCATCATCATCGGCCTGGTCGGTGTGTTGCTGGCGGTGCTGGTATCGGGCCTCAACGAGATGGTCACCAAGGTGGCCCTCGCCGACATTCGTGGTGCGCTGTACATCGGCTTTGACGAAGGCACCTGGCTGGTCGCGGCCTATACCGCCACGTCGGTCGCGGCCATGGCGTTTGCGCCCTGGTGTTCGGTGACGTTTTCCCTGCGCCGCTTCACCCTGTACGCCATTGGCCTGTTCACCGTGCTGGGCATCCTGTGCCCGTTCGCGCCGAACTACGAAAGCCTGTTGCTGCTGCGCACCGTGCAAGGCTTGGCCGGTGGTGCGTTGCCGCCGATGTTGATGACCGTAGCCCTGCGTTTCCTGCCGGCCAACGTCAAGCTGTACGGCCTGGCCGGCTACGCACTTACCGCCACCTTCGGCCCGAGCCTCGGCACCCCGTTGGCGGCGCTGTGGACCGAATACGTCGGCTGGCAATGGGCGTTCTGGCAGATCGTCGCGCCGTGTCTGCTAGCGATGGCCGCCGTGGCCTACGGCTTGCCGCAAGACCCGCTGCGCCTGGAGCGCTTCAAGCAGTTCAACTGGCGCGGCCTGCTGCTGGGTTTCCCGGCGATCTGCATGCTGGTGATCGGCCTGCTGCAAGGCAATCGGCTGGACTGGTTCGAATCCGGCCTGATCACCTTTTTGCTCACTGGCGGCAGCGTGCTGCTGGTGTTGTTCATGCTCAATGAGTGGTCGCACCCGATACCGTTCTTCAAGTTGCAGATGCTCGGCCTGCGCAACCTGTCGTTTGCGTTGATCGTGCTGGCGGGCGTGCTGATGGTGCTGACCTCGGTGATCATCATCCCGTCGAGTTTCCTTGCGCAGGTCCAGGGCTACCGGCCGCTGCAGACCGCACCGGTGATGCTGCTGATGGCGCTGCCGCAGTTGATTGCGCTGCCGCTGGTGGCGGCGCTGTGCAACCTGCGCTGGGTCGATTGCCGCTGGGTGCTGGGCATCGGCCTGGGCATGCTGGTGCTGTGCTGCGTCGGCAGTGCGCACCTGACCTCGGCGTGGGTTCGCAACGACTTTTACGGCCTATATCTGCTGCAAATCTTCGGGCAACCCATGGCCGTGCTGCCGCTGTTGATGCTCTCCACCGGCAGCATCCAACCCTCCGATGGGCCATTCGCCTCGGCCTGGTTCAATACCGTCAAAGGCCTGGCTGCCGTGATCGCCACCGGCGTGCTGGATACGCTGACCACCCAGCGCCTGCACTTCCATTCGACCCTGCTGGTGGACCGCCTGGGCAATTCGCCTCTGGCCGACGGCGACGCGGTGGGCCTGGCCCATCGGCTGCACGAACAGGCCGTGGTGCTCACCTCTTCCGATCTCTATTACGTCATGGGCGGTGTCGCCGTGGTGCTGATCCTGCTGATTTTCTGGATGCCCACGCGGATCTTTCCGCCTCGCGCACCGACCTAG
- a CDS encoding HlyD family secretion protein, translated as MKRKDKIAVCVIAVFTVGVLVYLAAPGLLGNPRQSTNDAFVAADFTLVAPRVAGFIKQVLVEDNQQVKAGQLLALIDDRDFRAAAQAADADTLVAHAQLKNATATLERQSSVIAQAQATVAADRAEVAFAEHELNRYNHLAGVGAGTVQNAQQAKTRIDQATARLAKSTAVLAAERKQVEILTAQRDAADGGLKRAQAALEMASYQLSYTRIVAPVDGMVGERAVRVGAYVTPGSKLLAVVPLAEAYVVANFQETQLSHMHAGQAVQVRVDSLDGELLNGHLESLAPATGVTFAAVKPDNATGNFTKVVQRIPVKIVLEPNQPLTERLRVGMSVEASVDTQPVARQREVAQQ; from the coding sequence ATGAAACGCAAAGATAAAATTGCCGTCTGCGTCATCGCAGTATTTACCGTCGGTGTGCTGGTTTACCTGGCTGCGCCGGGCTTGCTGGGCAACCCGCGCCAGAGCACCAACGATGCCTTCGTCGCCGCCGACTTCACCCTGGTCGCCCCGCGCGTGGCCGGGTTTATCAAGCAAGTGCTGGTAGAAGACAACCAGCAGGTCAAGGCCGGGCAACTGCTGGCGCTGATCGACGACCGTGATTTTCGCGCCGCAGCCCAGGCCGCCGATGCCGACACGCTGGTCGCCCACGCCCAACTGAAAAATGCCACCGCCACCCTGGAGCGCCAAAGCTCGGTCATCGCCCAGGCGCAAGCCACCGTCGCCGCCGACCGCGCCGAAGTGGCCTTCGCCGAACATGAACTGAACCGCTACAACCACCTCGCCGGGGTGGGCGCGGGCACGGTGCAGAATGCGCAGCAAGCCAAGACCCGTATCGACCAGGCCACCGCACGCCTGGCCAAGTCCACGGCGGTGCTGGCGGCCGAGCGCAAACAGGTAGAAATCCTCACCGCCCAGCGCGACGCGGCCGACGGTGGGCTCAAGCGTGCCCAGGCCGCACTGGAAATGGCCAGCTATCAGCTCTCCTACACGCGCATTGTCGCGCCGGTGGACGGCATGGTTGGCGAACGTGCGGTGCGCGTGGGCGCCTACGTCACGCCCGGCAGCAAGCTCCTTGCCGTGGTGCCGTTGGCTGAGGCCTACGTGGTGGCCAACTTCCAGGAAACCCAGCTTTCCCATATGCACGCCGGGCAAGCCGTGCAGGTGCGTGTCGACAGCCTTGACGGCGAGTTGCTCAACGGTCACCTGGAAAGTCTGGCCCCCGCGACCGGCGTAACGTTCGCCGCCGTCAAGCCCGACAACGCCACGGGTAATTTCACCAAGGTGGTGCAGCGTATTCCGGTGAAAATCGTGCTGGAGCCCAACCAACCGCTGACCGAGCGCCTGCGCGTGGGCATGTCGGTGGAGGCCAGCGTCGATACCCAACCGGTTGCACGTCAGCGTGAGGTGGCCCAGCAATGA
- a CDS encoding efflux transporter outer membrane subunit, giving the protein MKRVAWLTLSLISLNACTVGPDFQRPQTPQVTQWSEPQGRRADSRAVSDPLQERWWDVFHDEQLSALTRRALTDNLDLKLAGSRLAQSRAVRQVTTAERYPNVDATGAYQRKRNSGKGLSDPSGENGHAAFNQWDMGFSAAWELDFWGRVKRETEAANATLQVAENDRRAVLLSVLAETAQDYIQLRGVQNTRAVTEQNLDVARHSLKLSQLRLADGVATDLDVAEAAAQVAAIEARLPDLQQRQDQLINALSLLMGEPPQALHAQLSKDAAVPQAQRQVAIGLPSQLAERRPDIRQAEARLHAATASIGVAKGDFYPRITLSGNLGSQAMQLSDFGSWGSRAFAIGPQVSLPLFNGGRLQGMVHLRQAQQQEAALAYQHTVLRAWHEIDDQLTRYNASQLRRDSLAEAVRQNQIALTTAQHQYVEGVADFVNVLTVQSALLATQEQWVESSTGVSLAMVGLYKALGGGWESVYPLQAARR; this is encoded by the coding sequence ATGAAACGAGTTGCCTGGCTCACCTTAAGCCTGATCAGCCTGAACGCCTGCACCGTCGGGCCGGACTTTCAACGCCCGCAAACCCCACAGGTCACGCAATGGAGCGAGCCCCAGGGTCGCCGGGCCGACAGCCGCGCCGTCAGCGACCCGTTGCAGGAGCGCTGGTGGGATGTGTTCCACGACGAACAACTCTCGGCCCTCACACGCCGTGCCCTTACCGACAACCTCGACCTGAAACTGGCCGGCAGTCGCCTGGCGCAAAGCCGTGCCGTGCGCCAGGTGACCACCGCCGAGCGTTACCCCAACGTCGATGCCACAGGCGCTTACCAGCGCAAACGCAACAGCGGCAAAGGCTTGAGCGACCCCTCCGGTGAAAACGGCCACGCCGCCTTCAACCAATGGGACATGGGCTTCTCGGCCGCCTGGGAGCTGGACTTCTGGGGCCGTGTAAAACGCGAAACCGAAGCCGCCAACGCCACCCTGCAAGTCGCCGAAAATGACCGCCGCGCCGTGCTGTTATCGGTGCTGGCCGAAACCGCCCAGGACTACATCCAACTGCGCGGCGTGCAGAACACCCGCGCCGTTACCGAGCAAAACCTTGACGTCGCGCGCCACAGCCTCAAGCTCTCGCAACTGCGCCTGGCCGACGGCGTGGCAACGGATCTGGACGTGGCCGAAGCCGCCGCCCAAGTCGCAGCCATTGAAGCGCGCCTGCCGGACCTGCAGCAGCGCCAGGATCAATTGATCAACGCCCTGAGCCTGCTGATGGGCGAGCCGCCACAAGCGCTGCACGCGCAACTGTCCAAAGACGCCGCCGTGCCGCAAGCCCAGCGCCAGGTCGCCATCGGCCTGCCGTCGCAGCTTGCCGAACGCCGCCCGGATATCCGCCAGGCCGAAGCCCGCCTGCACGCGGCGACCGCCAGCATCGGCGTGGCCAAGGGCGATTTCTACCCGCGCATCACCCTGTCCGGCAACCTGGGTTCGCAGGCGATGCAATTGTCCGATTTCGGCTCGTGGGGCTCGCGCGCGTTCGCCATCGGCCCGCAAGTGAGCCTGCCGCTGTTCAACGGCGGGCGCCTGCAAGGCATGGTGCATCTGCGCCAAGCCCAGCAACAGGAAGCGGCCCTGGCCTACCAACACACGGTGCTGCGCGCCTGGCATGAGATCGACGACCAACTGACCCGCTACAACGCCAGCCAACTGCGCCGCGACAGCCTGGCCGAAGCCGTGCGCCAGAACCAGATCGCCCTGACCACCGCACAACACCAGTACGTCGAAGGCGTGGCGGATTTCGTCAATGTGCTCACCGTGCAAAGCGCGTTGCTGGCGACGCAGGAACAGTGGGTGGAGAGTTCCACCGGTGTGTCGTTGGCAATGGTGGGGTTGTACAAGGCATTGGGGGGAGGGTGGGAATCGGTGTATCCATTGCAGGCGGCCAGGCGCTGA
- a CDS encoding protein phosphatase 2C domain-containing protein, producing the protein MILHLSLSRQGTHRAENRDFSGSAHNSGAQLYVITDGASKSGSGELAKAMTQYLLESFTQAAATEVSCLEKALRLTLTLLNRVHSTLCPDFPVAATSYLVLLVFDQTAVTLHAGDCCLGYLESNQPVNWLSSPHCGPNWKGNLSHALIASSPARKKLLNCMSYRRSHEPAFQVIQVLPDTTWILATDGFWAELPAEHQLDAITQRSFEGYSTEDDATFMLLKT; encoded by the coding sequence TTGATCCTGCACCTGAGCCTGAGCCGGCAAGGAACCCATCGTGCAGAAAACCGCGATTTCAGCGGTTCGGCGCACAATTCAGGCGCCCAGCTTTATGTCATCACCGACGGAGCGTCTAAATCCGGAAGTGGTGAACTGGCAAAAGCCATGACTCAGTATTTGCTCGAGTCCTTCACCCAAGCAGCTGCGACTGAAGTGTCTTGCCTTGAGAAGGCGCTGCGGCTGACGCTTACGCTGCTCAACCGGGTGCATTCGACTCTGTGCCCCGATTTTCCAGTCGCCGCCACCAGCTACCTGGTCCTGCTGGTTTTCGACCAGACGGCCGTCACCCTTCACGCCGGTGATTGCTGCCTGGGGTATCTGGAATCAAATCAACCGGTGAACTGGCTTAGCTCGCCACACTGCGGGCCCAATTGGAAAGGCAACCTGAGCCACGCGCTTATCGCGAGCAGCCCCGCCCGTAAAAAGCTGCTCAACTGCATGAGTTACCGTCGCTCCCACGAGCCAGCGTTTCAAGTCATACAAGTACTGCCAGACACCACATGGATTTTGGCGACCGATGGATTCTGGGCAGAACTCCCGGCAGAACATCAACTCGACGCCATCACACAGCGGAGTTTTGAAGGCTATTCGACCGAAGACGATGCCACCTTTATGCTTTTAAAGACGTAA
- a CDS encoding DUF3142 domain-containing protein, with amino-acid sequence MKHLWLGLLLLASPAFAAVDARDYDAFWLWSGVTPQPVLKQAKTLYILQGQINSTRRAPQRGVRMIAQGISVPRLTEGEVWVVYRAHTLHWPEAVYTQLLGQVQRWRDAGNPVVGIQIDFDARTQYLHDYADFLRDLRQRLPFELRLSITGLMDWSSNADPAAIAQLKGVVDEVVVQTYQGRHSIPDYAAYLPRMNRLGLPFKIGLIQGGEWQEPGYLKGSEWFRGYVVFLQNP; translated from the coding sequence GTGAAACACCTGTGGCTAGGCTTGCTGTTGCTGGCAAGCCCGGCCTTCGCCGCCGTCGATGCCCGTGACTACGACGCTTTCTGGTTGTGGAGCGGCGTCACGCCCCAGCCGGTACTCAAACAGGCCAAGACCCTGTACATCCTCCAGGGCCAGATCAACTCCACCCGCCGCGCACCGCAACGTGGCGTGCGGATGATCGCCCAGGGCATCAGCGTGCCGCGCCTCACCGAAGGCGAAGTCTGGGTGGTGTACCGCGCCCATACCCTGCACTGGCCGGAAGCGGTCTACACCCAACTGCTCGGCCAGGTACAACGCTGGCGCGACGCGGGCAACCCGGTGGTCGGCATCCAGATCGACTTCGACGCCCGCACCCAATACCTGCACGACTACGCCGACTTCCTGCGCGACCTGCGCCAACGCCTGCCCTTTGAGCTGCGCCTGAGCATCACCGGCCTGATGGACTGGAGCAGCAACGCCGACCCCGCCGCCATTGCCCAGCTCAAGGGTGTGGTGGATGAAGTGGTGGTGCAGACGTATCAAGGGCGCCACAGCATCCCGGACTACGCCGCGTATCTGCCGCGGATGAACCGGCTGGGGCTGCCGTTCAAGATCGGTTTGATTCAGGGCGGGGAATGGCAGGAGCCGGGGTATTTGAAGGGGAGTGAGTGGTTTAGGGGGTATGTGGTGTTTTTGCAGAATCCTTGA
- a CDS encoding glycosyltransferase family 39 protein: protein MRRSVLRQHEKTSALASFAQQMCSWQGVAVLGRLWWVPILALAMALRLYHLTSAAIWGDEGSSLLLSEYALDDLWFHAAHDVHPPLYFFMLRSWIECFGDSIWSIRSMSALPGVVVVGLGAWLARQLSTRRAAVLAGVMLALLPTAVRYSQEVRMYSLLGVWLLGATLALVYWARQPERTRYLAAYVLLMSAGFYTHYFTALCVLVHWAYIGLLSTSRAPGLRLIARPAWWVANGVIVLLYLPWLPNLLDLVQHVEQLKVGGDIGWEEPVNLLSLPSMIWQFVLQDEGVGFWPPLFWGFALLLVAVVFFAGWRDRERLRPASLLALFFLLPLLLVYAVSFISPVFIERYLTVYALALPILLALVIDRASWLGAALFVLFVGVELVGLKNNFAVDEHDQFNVPVEFVNRNYQEDDRIVLSDMMWYLSYVYYDQTDAQLQLYTPPKPDGTPTRPNAYGFGTLVDQDGGRIYLDRLSALPVDTRRVWLISSNEAPDDFAPLPQGWRELSRQDGGGARARLFVLCNAPAPQPEGCR, encoded by the coding sequence ATGCGTCGGTCGGTGTTACGGCAACACGAAAAAACAAGCGCATTGGCCTCGTTCGCTCAGCAAATGTGCAGCTGGCAGGGCGTAGCCGTGCTCGGTCGTTTGTGGTGGGTGCCCATCCTGGCGCTGGCCATGGCCCTGCGTCTTTACCACCTCACGTCAGCGGCGATCTGGGGCGACGAAGGTTCAAGCCTGCTGCTTAGCGAGTACGCCTTGGACGACCTGTGGTTTCACGCGGCCCATGACGTGCATCCGCCGCTGTACTTCTTCATGTTGCGCAGTTGGATCGAATGCTTTGGTGACAGCATCTGGTCGATACGCAGCATGAGTGCGCTCCCTGGTGTGGTGGTGGTGGGCTTGGGCGCCTGGCTCGCGCGGCAGCTGTCCACCCGACGCGCCGCCGTGTTGGCGGGTGTCATGCTGGCGCTGTTGCCGACGGCGGTGCGCTACAGCCAGGAAGTGCGCATGTATTCGCTGCTCGGCGTCTGGTTGCTGGGCGCCACGCTGGCGCTGGTGTACTGGGCGCGCCAGCCCGAGCGCACACGGTATCTGGCGGCGTATGTACTGCTGATGAGCGCCGGGTTTTATACCCACTACTTCACGGCGTTGTGTGTGCTGGTGCATTGGGCGTACATAGGGCTGTTGAGTACGTCGCGCGCGCCTGGCCTGCGTTTGATCGCGCGCCCGGCGTGGTGGGTGGCCAACGGGGTGATTGTGTTGCTGTACCTGCCATGGTTGCCGAACCTGCTGGACCTGGTGCAACACGTCGAACAGCTCAAAGTGGGCGGGGATATTGGCTGGGAAGAACCGGTCAACCTGTTGTCCCTGCCATCGATGATCTGGCAGTTCGTCTTACAGGACGAAGGGGTGGGCTTCTGGCCGCCGCTGTTCTGGGGTTTTGCGCTGTTGCTGGTCGCTGTAGTCTTTTTTGCTGGCTGGCGTGACCGCGAGCGTTTGCGCCCTGCCAGCCTGCTGGCGCTGTTTTTCCTGCTGCCGTTGTTGCTGGTGTACGCGGTATCGTTTATTTCGCCGGTGTTTATCGAACGCTATCTCACGGTGTACGCCTTGGCGCTGCCGATCCTCCTGGCGCTGGTCATCGACCGTGCTTCATGGCTGGGGGCGGCTTTGTTTGTGTTGTTTGTCGGCGTTGAACTGGTGGGGTTGAAGAACAACTTCGCGGTGGACGAACACGATCAATTCAACGTGCCGGTGGAGTTCGTCAATCGCAACTACCAAGAAGATGACCGCATCGTGCTCAGCGACATGATGTGGTACCTCAGCTACGTGTATTACGACCAGACCGATGCGCAACTGCAGCTCTACACCCCACCCAAACCTGACGGCACGCCCACCCGGCCGAACGCTTACGGCTTCGGCACCCTGGTCGACCAGGATGGTGGGCGCATCTACCTCGACCGCCTTTCTGCATTGCCCGTCGACACCCGCCGCGTGTGGTTGATCAGCAGCAACGAAGCGCCTGACGATTTCGCGCCCTTGCCCCAGGGCTGGCGCGAACTCAGCCGCCAGGACGGCGGCGGTGCCAGGGCGCGGTTGTTTGTGTTGTGCAACGCACCGGCGCCGCAGCCCGAAGGCTGCCGCTAG